One stretch of Dokdonia sp. Hel_I_53 DNA includes these proteins:
- a CDS encoding TIGR00730 family Rossman fold protein, with protein sequence MTIHSICVYCGSSPGNDPGIIEQARLLGQTLANEKITLVYGAAKIGVMGAVADGALSNDGRVVGVIPEFLKIKEVVHNGLSELIVNETMHERKMKLQELSDGFITLPGGFGTMEELFEVLTWSQLALHQKPVGMLNVNGFYDDLLSALKNMVDKGFLKQENLDILLVDTTIEGLLHKMKNFKPMAMPKWLKASLVEKK encoded by the coding sequence ATGACTATACATTCAATTTGTGTTTACTGTGGGAGTAGTCCCGGGAATGATCCAGGTATTATTGAACAAGCAAGGTTACTAGGGCAAACACTGGCAAATGAAAAAATAACCTTAGTTTATGGCGCGGCTAAAATTGGTGTAATGGGAGCCGTGGCAGATGGAGCTTTAAGCAATGACGGTAGAGTGGTGGGAGTGATTCCAGAATTTTTAAAAATTAAAGAAGTAGTACATAATGGTTTATCTGAGCTTATAGTAAATGAAACTATGCACGAGCGTAAAATGAAGTTGCAAGAGCTTTCTGATGGTTTTATAACGCTACCTGGAGGATTTGGCACTATGGAAGAGCTCTTTGAAGTACTTACCTGGAGCCAGCTAGCTTTACATCAAAAACCAGTAGGTATGCTCAATGTAAATGGTTTTTATGATGATTTACTTTCTGCACTTAAAAATATGGTAGATAAAGGATTTCTGAAACAAGAAAATCTTGATATACTATTGGTAGACACAACTATCGAAGGGCTATTGCATAAAATGAAAAATTTCAAACCAATGGCGATGCCAAAATGGTTAAAAGCATCACTTGTAGAAAAAAAGTAG